In one window of Pseudodesulfovibrio sp. JC047 DNA:
- a CDS encoding nucleotidyltransferase family protein produces the protein MNHHLAKVSGVILAAGQASRMGRDKLSLPFKGLPLLHQVVDAARNSTLTEVIVVLPEDSELRRTVDLSGCTVVTSVDRDKGQAESLKAGLHAIDETAAGCMVLLGDQPLLTTETIDMLVGAFAQQPECWVAPVQEGMRGNPITIPCDWFPKVFELEGDTGARPILGSPGLALRLVRIHEVGPFIDVDTEHHYQRLLAKYDTKPA, from the coding sequence ATGAACCATCACCTCGCCAAGGTTTCAGGTGTTATCCTCGCCGCTGGCCAGGCCTCCCGAATGGGCAGGGACAAATTGTCCCTGCCCTTCAAGGGGCTTCCATTACTGCACCAGGTCGTCGATGCCGCGCGCAATTCCACCCTGACCGAAGTCATTGTCGTACTCCCTGAAGATTCCGAACTTCGGCGGACGGTCGATCTTTCGGGCTGTACCGTGGTGACCAGTGTTGATCGCGACAAGGGACAAGCCGAATCGCTCAAGGCCGGTTTGCACGCCATCGACGAAACCGCTGCCGGATGCATGGTTCTTTTGGGAGACCAACCACTTCTGACCACCGAGACCATCGACATGCTCGTGGGGGCTTTCGCCCAACAACCGGAATGTTGGGTCGCCCCGGTTCAAGAAGGAATGCGTGGCAATCCCATCACCATCCCGTGTGACTGGTTCCCCAAAGTCTTCGAACTTGAAGGCGATACGGGTGCCCGTCCCATACTCGGCTCGCCCGGACTGGCCTTGCGTCTGGTCCGCATCCATGAAGTCGGTCCCTTCATCGACGTGGATACCGAACACCATTACCAACGACTTCTTGCCAAATACGACACGAAGCCCGCTTAG
- a CDS encoding (2Fe-2S)-binding protein produces MTEQRKKLITLTVNDEILSIPVESHWTLSKVLRIECGHTGVKEACGEGACGACTVLIDGVAVPSCMVLAVEQDGKTIETVEGLSKDGKLHPIQEAWLEEYGAQCGFCSPGMIMTTKYLLSKNPDPTDDEIKEALGGNICICNNYEHIFNAVRSAAKKMAKERN; encoded by the coding sequence ATGACTGAACAACGAAAAAAGCTCATCACATTGACAGTGAACGATGAAATTCTGTCAATTCCGGTGGAGTCGCATTGGACCCTTTCCAAGGTCCTTCGGATCGAATGCGGTCATACCGGAGTCAAGGAAGCCTGTGGCGAAGGTGCCTGTGGCGCATGTACCGTGCTCATCGACGGCGTGGCCGTTCCTTCCTGCATGGTTCTGGCCGTGGAGCAGGACGGAAAAACCATTGAAACCGTTGAAGGACTGTCCAAGGACGGCAAGCTCCACCCCATTCAGGAAGCATGGCTCGAAGAATACGGCGCACAATGCGGATTCTGTTCTCCCGGCATGATCATGACCACCAAGTATCTGCTGAGCAAGAATCCGGATCCCACGGATGACGAAATAAAGGAAGCGCTCGGCGGCAACATCTGCATCTGCAACAACTATGAGCACATTTTCAACGCCGTGCGCAGTGCGGCCAAGAAAATGGCAAAGGAGCGGAACTGA
- a CDS encoding BCCT family transporter, with protein MATNGKSEGADLRPDKQILIPATLVLIAIIACSILFTEASEKVLKATYSVFTHTTGTWYLWVTVAMMILSVYFMCSRYGNIKFGEEDEKPEFNNYSWVAMMFCSGVAGAVMFWSIVEPLFNLAYPPKFAEPLSRQSFEWAMSYVLLHWGPVTWPWYVVTALPICYIFYKRKKPVLRISTAAEPVLGDRVNGKIGKGIEIFFIIGLMFSNAAVMGVSVPIVNHALAATLGIEPSFTIEMIVLAISAVIFTVSVSLGLKKGIKILSDTNVIIALCLVFFCFVVGPTVFIVDNFTNSFGNMVNNFWGMIFWTDPYTEGTFPQDWTIFYALWMASYGPFMGLFIARISRGRTVRQVIALGLAGGIAGSYMIHAVFGGYTMYAQLTGIVDAVGILKASGGPAALVAILHSLPAGTMVLIGYCVFSTIFLATSVDSCAYVISCAATTRLAPGSEPTRGHRFYWAAIQAGLALAAITMGGLGPVRIFANFSGALMLIPIAFVVVAWFKMVKEDNALANCCSPEK; from the coding sequence ATGGCTACAAATGGTAAGAGTGAAGGCGCAGACCTTCGTCCTGATAAACAAATTCTTATTCCTGCAACATTGGTACTGATTGCTATCATCGCGTGTTCGATTCTGTTCACCGAGGCAAGTGAAAAGGTTCTCAAGGCAACGTATTCGGTTTTCACCCATACGACGGGAACATGGTATCTTTGGGTTACGGTCGCTATGATGATCCTGTCTGTCTACTTTATGTGTAGTCGATATGGGAATATCAAGTTCGGCGAAGAGGATGAGAAACCCGAATTCAACAATTATTCATGGGTCGCCATGATGTTCTGTTCCGGTGTTGCCGGAGCCGTCATGTTCTGGTCCATCGTCGAACCCCTGTTCAACCTGGCATACCCGCCCAAATTCGCGGAACCGTTATCACGGCAATCCTTTGAATGGGCCATGTCGTATGTCCTGTTGCACTGGGGTCCGGTGACGTGGCCTTGGTACGTCGTAACCGCACTGCCCATCTGTTATATATTCTACAAACGCAAAAAGCCTGTGCTTCGGATCAGCACCGCGGCCGAACCCGTCTTGGGTGACAGAGTCAACGGTAAGATCGGCAAAGGTATCGAAATCTTCTTTATCATTGGATTGATGTTTTCGAATGCGGCTGTCATGGGGGTTTCGGTTCCCATCGTGAACCATGCCCTGGCTGCCACTCTCGGAATTGAACCGAGCTTCACAATTGAAATGATCGTTCTCGCTATCAGTGCCGTGATTTTCACCGTCTCCGTGTCGCTTGGTTTGAAAAAGGGCATCAAGATACTGTCCGACACCAATGTCATCATCGCATTGTGTCTGGTCTTCTTCTGCTTCGTTGTTGGACCGACCGTCTTTATCGTTGATAACTTCACGAACTCGTTCGGGAACATGGTGAACAACTTCTGGGGCATGATCTTCTGGACTGACCCATACACCGAAGGGACATTCCCGCAGGATTGGACGATCTTCTACGCTTTGTGGATGGCCTCATATGGTCCGTTCATGGGGCTGTTCATTGCCCGCATTTCTCGCGGTCGGACTGTCCGTCAGGTTATTGCGCTTGGATTGGCTGGCGGTATCGCCGGCTCATACATGATCCACGCCGTGTTCGGCGGGTACACCATGTATGCCCAGCTCACCGGCATTGTTGATGCGGTTGGCATTTTGAAAGCCAGTGGTGGTCCTGCCGCATTGGTGGCCATTCTGCACAGCCTGCCAGCCGGGACTATGGTCCTGATTGGGTATTGTGTCTTCTCAACGATCTTCCTGGCAACCAGTGTGGACTCCTGCGCGTATGTTATTTCCTGCGCAGCGACCACTCGACTGGCGCCTGGTTCCGAACCGACTCGCGGTCACCGTTTCTATTGGGCCGCTATTCAAGCTGGATTGGCTTTGGCTGCTATCACCATGGGAGGGCTTGGACCAGTTCGTATCTTTGCGAACTTCTCCGGCGCACTCATGTTGATTCCCATCGCCTTCGTGGTGGTCGCATGGTTCAAAATGGTCAAAGAGGACAACGCATTGGCGAATTGTTGCTCGCCAGAAAAATAG
- the yqeC gene encoding selenium cofactor biosynthesis protein YqeC has translation MKTHPAIDTAVSFIESRHQVITAIGAGGKTTLLHWIAQRRLAAGHRVVLTTTTKIFPPRDRMTILLADGPGFFDTIAETLKHTPCIVVAKDRDRTTGKLLGLAPTTVDALHALRIADTILVEADGAAQKPLKAPADHEPVIPDCSDICVAVMGLDAVNQPLAEQLVHRSERFAAITGAIMGSPITPTHMVKMATAPNGLFKGCPTRCERSVFLNKADIPGGHDLTKEFSSFLDKNGGASALSWFVGSCCRHQFHPIHLQRVTAHA, from the coding sequence ATGAAAACACACCCGGCCATCGACACAGCCGTCTCTTTCATCGAATCGAGACACCAGGTCATCACCGCCATTGGAGCGGGGGGAAAAACGACACTCCTTCACTGGATTGCCCAACGGCGACTTGCTGCCGGACACCGTGTTGTCCTCACGACAACGACGAAAATCTTCCCGCCCCGAGACCGTATGACCATTTTGTTGGCCGATGGTCCCGGTTTTTTTGATACAATTGCCGAAACACTGAAGCACACGCCGTGTATTGTCGTGGCCAAAGACCGTGATCGCACCACCGGAAAGCTCCTTGGTCTGGCCCCCACAACCGTGGACGCACTCCACGCACTTCGCATCGCGGACACCATTCTGGTCGAAGCGGACGGAGCGGCCCAAAAACCACTCAAGGCACCGGCCGACCACGAGCCAGTCATTCCCGACTGCTCCGACATCTGTGTCGCCGTCATGGGACTGGATGCCGTGAACCAACCGTTGGCCGAACAGCTCGTCCATCGTTCCGAACGTTTTGCCGCCATCACAGGGGCAATCATGGGATCCCCCATCACCCCGACGCACATGGTCAAAATGGCGACGGCCCCGAACGGGTTATTCAAAGGCTGTCCGACCCGCTGTGAACGCAGCGTTTTCCTCAACAAGGCAGACATCCCCGGCGGGCATGACTTGACCAAAGAGTTCAGTTCCTTCTTGGACAAAAATGGAGGGGCATCCGCTCTCTCATGGTTTGTAGGGAGTTGTTGCAGACACCAATTCCACCCGATCCATCTTCAACGCGTGACGGCACACGCTTAA
- a CDS encoding DMT family transporter produces the protein MPKNQVFVGFLYALLATILWAGAFIIARLAVGEISPMTLGATRWAMALAILSTFMLPRVKREWPIAKTFLPQIIASALFGIAAYSPLSYFAAQTTSAINLSLISVTTPIFIVIISSMLGQRQSLHTWSGCIVALIGSFYLVSKGDINQIIGMHFAAGDILMLAAAVGFAIYSLLLKKTPEGLSSGTIMYLMTVFAVLMLIPCVIWESTLPTAVFNMNGIVFFSITFSAVCSSIIAWWTWNIGLEKAGPSLCGMIYYSLPLWGGIFAFVFLDEKMTSVHFISGALIIGGIVWASRGNKKPAKDATPNEA, from the coding sequence ATGCCTAAAAACCAAGTATTTGTTGGATTTCTGTACGCCTTGCTTGCCACCATCCTGTGGGCAGGAGCTTTCATCATTGCCCGATTGGCAGTCGGCGAGATCTCACCCATGACACTGGGAGCCACCCGTTGGGCCATGGCGTTGGCCATTCTCTCGACATTCATGCTGCCCAGAGTCAAGCGGGAGTGGCCAATTGCCAAAACATTCCTGCCACAAATCATCGCATCCGCCCTGTTCGGTATCGCCGCGTACTCTCCCCTCAGCTACTTTGCAGCGCAAACCACCTCGGCCATCAACCTGTCGCTGATTTCCGTCACGACTCCGATCTTCATCGTCATCATTTCCTCCATGCTGGGCCAACGTCAGTCCCTGCACACCTGGTCAGGCTGTATTGTCGCCCTGATCGGCTCTTTCTATCTGGTCAGTAAAGGTGACATCAACCAGATCATCGGAATGCACTTCGCTGCCGGTGACATCCTCATGCTCGCAGCCGCTGTCGGTTTCGCCATCTACAGCCTGTTGCTGAAAAAGACCCCGGAAGGCCTGTCCAGCGGCACCATCATGTATCTGATGACAGTGTTCGCCGTGCTGATGCTCATTCCCTGCGTCATCTGGGAATCCACGCTCCCCACCGCAGTCTTCAACATGAATGGCATCGTCTTCTTCTCCATCACCTTCTCCGCAGTCTGTTCTTCGATCATCGCATGGTGGACTTGGAATATCGGCCTGGAAAAAGCCGGTCCCTCACTTTGCGGCATGATCTACTATTCCCTGCCTCTGTGGGGCGGCATCTTCGCCTTTGTCTTCCTTGATGAAAAAATGACGTCGGTCCACTTCATTTCCGGGGCCTTGATCATCGGCGGTATTGTCTGGGCTAGCCGAGGCAACAAGAAGCCTGCCAAAGACGCCACACCAAACGAAGCATAA
- a CDS encoding sigma 54-interacting transcriptional regulator — protein MTKTEHFGLDFETFARLIDNLHDEVIIYDDNYRMLYVNRACERHYGFTQEQMVGLPFWEVIREHAAWNRPALPAVYQYKRAIKQEQKTYLGLDVLTIANPIFDENDEIEYVVLNIRDSVHKGQIPSLDELDDALEMTEESHPQDLIYHSVAMGNVVQSARKVASLTAPCLLLGESGCGKSLLAKFIHTNSTRRTKPFVVVNCAAIPDQLFESELFGHVKGAFSGATAARGGLFAKAAGGTLFLDEISELPYPMQAKLLHAVQEMEYRPVGSSQTVKANVRILAASNRNLERMAADGTFRQDLFFRLNVFDITIPPLRDRREDLVPLIFYFLNHYGKKHGAAKRLSPEAQSLLCQHSWPGNVREVAHLMERLVVTTDTNAITIEHLPTTLYQTAPTLPESVGHKSLDMVLESVERKIILDAQVMHGSTRKVASALGISQSRASRLIRKYTSSSES, from the coding sequence ATGACAAAAACAGAACATTTCGGCCTCGACTTTGAAACCTTTGCGCGGCTCATCGACAACCTGCACGACGAAGTCATTATCTATGACGACAATTATCGCATGTTGTATGTGAACAGGGCGTGTGAACGGCATTACGGTTTTACCCAGGAACAAATGGTTGGTCTTCCCTTCTGGGAAGTCATCCGTGAGCACGCAGCCTGGAACCGCCCTGCTCTTCCCGCTGTCTATCAATACAAAAGAGCCATCAAACAGGAACAGAAGACATACCTCGGTTTGGATGTTTTAACCATTGCGAACCCCATCTTCGACGAAAACGACGAGATTGAATATGTTGTCCTCAACATACGAGACAGCGTGCACAAAGGCCAAATCCCGAGTCTTGATGAACTGGATGACGCCTTGGAAATGACAGAAGAGTCGCATCCACAGGACTTGATCTATCATAGTGTCGCCATGGGGAATGTGGTTCAATCTGCACGCAAGGTCGCCAGCCTGACCGCCCCGTGCCTGCTCTTGGGCGAATCCGGGTGTGGCAAAAGTCTGTTGGCAAAATTCATCCATACCAACAGCACACGGAGAACCAAACCATTTGTGGTGGTCAACTGTGCAGCCATTCCTGATCAGTTGTTCGAATCAGAATTGTTCGGTCACGTCAAAGGGGCCTTTTCCGGAGCCACGGCCGCCCGAGGTGGCTTATTTGCCAAAGCGGCGGGCGGCACACTGTTCCTCGACGAAATTTCAGAATTACCCTACCCCATGCAGGCCAAACTGCTCCACGCAGTTCAGGAAATGGAATATCGCCCGGTCGGCAGTTCCCAGACCGTCAAGGCCAATGTCCGCATCCTTGCCGCATCCAACCGAAACCTCGAACGTATGGCCGCTGACGGCACGTTTCGACAAGACCTCTTTTTCCGACTCAATGTCTTTGACATCACGATTCCCCCGCTCCGTGACAGACGAGAAGACCTGGTGCCACTCATTTTCTACTTTCTCAATCACTATGGGAAAAAACATGGCGCTGCCAAACGATTGTCTCCCGAAGCCCAATCGCTTTTATGCCAACACTCCTGGCCGGGCAACGTTCGCGAAGTTGCCCACCTCATGGAACGACTTGTGGTGACCACGGATACCAACGCAATCACCATCGAGCACCTGCCCACCACCTTGTATCAAACTGCCCCGACACTCCCGGAAAGCGTCGGCCACAAATCACTTGATATGGTGCTGGAATCCGTCGAAAGAAAAATCATCCTCGATGCACAGGTCATGCACGGAAGCACTCGCAAGGTTGCCTCCGCTTTGGGCATCAGCCAAAGCAGAGCCTCTCGCCTCATTCGAAAGTACACGTCTTCTTCTGAGTCATAA
- the yqeB gene encoding selenium-dependent molybdenum cofactor biosynthesis protein YqeB, with amino-acid sequence MSAIHTPTIAIRGAGDLATGVALRLYRAGLTRIILLETAHPLAVRRTVAFSEAVSLGKMTVEGITATHIASTEDIEKTWEDKRLPVLIDPKAESLSTLRPDVLVDAILAKRNIGTSRDQAELVLGLGPGFTAGEDVHRVIETKRGHHLGRVIEHGQAAANTGIPGVIKGYSIERVHWADHDGTFTTPFDIGHMVEKGDVIGMVNDTPVKASLSGVIRGLLKNNTPVTTRTKLGDVDPRGTLSYCGEVSDKALSVGGGVLEAICAHLFAPEQS; translated from the coding sequence ATGAGTGCCATACATACTCCGACAATCGCCATTCGTGGCGCAGGCGATCTCGCCACTGGCGTCGCCCTTCGATTGTATCGGGCCGGATTGACCCGAATTATCCTGTTGGAAACCGCCCACCCTCTGGCCGTCCGCCGGACCGTGGCCTTTTCCGAAGCCGTTTCCCTCGGCAAAATGACCGTGGAAGGCATCACTGCCACCCACATAGCCTCAACCGAGGACATCGAAAAAACCTGGGAAGACAAAAGACTTCCGGTCCTCATTGACCCGAAGGCCGAATCGCTCTCCACGCTCCGGCCCGACGTTCTAGTGGACGCCATTCTCGCCAAACGCAATATCGGGACATCCCGGGATCAGGCCGAGTTGGTTCTCGGTCTCGGACCAGGTTTCACAGCCGGAGAAGACGTTCACCGGGTCATTGAAACGAAACGGGGGCATCACCTTGGCCGGGTCATTGAACACGGGCAGGCTGCGGCAAACACCGGAATTCCCGGGGTCATCAAGGGATATTCCATCGAACGCGTCCACTGGGCCGATCACGACGGCACCTTTACCACGCCATTCGACATCGGCCACATGGTCGAAAAAGGAGACGTCATCGGCATGGTCAATGACACGCCGGTCAAGGCGTCGCTCTCCGGTGTCATCCGAGGGCTGCTCAAGAACAATACACCGGTCACCACACGAACCAAACTCGGAGATGTGGACCCCAGAGGCACGCTGTCCTATTGCGGTGAAGTCTCGGACAAGGCCCTTTCCGTCGGCGGCGGCGTGCTGGAAGCCATTTGCGCACACCTGTTTGCTCCGGAACAATCATGA
- a CDS encoding FAD binding domain-containing protein produces MKRFTHLDATSLEEAVSLLNDSTGPAYVIAGGSDLMGCLKDNLWMEAPERIINLKTIPGLTDITVEDNALHIGALVTLTEVAESETVKKNWPGLAEAARRTASPLLRNMGTIAGNICQENRCWYYRYPDKIGGRIDCVRKGGKRCLAVPGDHRFHSIFGAVKKCIAVNPSDTAPALVALNATVLTTKRSIAIDDFFSAENGAQSTILDRDEIVTEIVVPRPATGPTNAFRKIAYRKSIDFALVNCAASLDIADGVITGARICLNAVHNLPRRCEASEALLIGKELTEALAQEAGKAAVAEAKPLLQNGYKVQMAQTIVGDTLMDCINQPS; encoded by the coding sequence ATGAAACGTTTTACTCATCTTGACGCCACTTCCTTGGAAGAGGCGGTTTCTTTGCTCAACGACAGTACAGGCCCGGCATATGTCATTGCCGGGGGAAGCGACCTCATGGGATGTCTCAAGGACAACCTTTGGATGGAAGCCCCGGAACGCATCATCAATCTCAAGACCATCCCCGGTCTCACGGATATCACCGTTGAAGACAATGCGCTGCATATCGGTGCGCTGGTCACGCTGACCGAAGTCGCCGAGTCCGAAACCGTGAAAAAGAACTGGCCCGGACTGGCCGAAGCCGCCCGACGCACCGCCTCGCCGCTGTTGCGCAACATGGGCACGATCGCCGGAAACATCTGCCAGGAAAACCGTTGCTGGTATTATCGGTATCCCGACAAAATCGGTGGTCGCATCGACTGCGTTCGCAAAGGGGGCAAACGGTGCCTTGCAGTACCGGGCGATCACCGCTTTCACTCCATTTTCGGCGCGGTCAAGAAATGCATTGCCGTCAATCCGAGTGATACGGCTCCGGCCCTTGTCGCACTCAACGCAACGGTCCTCACGACCAAACGGTCCATCGCCATCGACGACTTCTTCTCCGCTGAAAACGGCGCGCAATCAACGATCCTGGATCGCGATGAAATCGTCACGGAAATCGTGGTGCCCCGTCCCGCGACAGGCCCGACCAACGCATTCCGCAAAATCGCGTACCGCAAGTCCATCGACTTCGCCCTGGTCAACTGCGCGGCGTCTCTGGACATCGCGGACGGCGTTATCACCGGCGCAAGAATCTGTCTCAACGCAGTCCACAACCTTCCGCGTCGCTGCGAAGCCTCGGAAGCCTTGCTCATCGGCAAGGAATTGACCGAAGCACTTGCTCAGGAAGCCGGAAAAGCCGCTGTAGCCGAAGCCAAACCGTTGCTTCAAAACGGATACAAGGTGCAGATGGCTCAAACCATTGTGGGCGATACGCTCATGGACTGCATCAACCAACCTTCATAA
- a CDS encoding xanthine dehydrogenase family protein molybdopterin-binding subunit translates to MAELKSIGKSFRQKDGRARVTGEAKFYADFILPGMLQTRILRSPYPAADIISIDTTEAEALPGVRLVMTYENYPKAFRQSLYYVGDLVAAVVANDETIAEEATRLIKVEYTKKKFVASIEAAMKDGAPQVFDGVDNCQDWAFHAILSDRDPETGLFKTKTPSDYNGFGDIENGFAEADYIVDQKNLKYAYCKGPAMEPRGCTIDFDGSKLNVYTHSQGMHDEKLCLAQALGVPSSMVNYVSPFTGSSFGGKNAFPLDRNIASHYLMVAGLASLDLKRPVHCPYSREEEMVSGWSRGSVTDVKIGFKKDGTLTTMDLAHWQETGAGGDKYPAKNAMLATGAVLYSHNCKNQRGKIHYVNTNRQPAAGWQGYGAPEGTFAVETTMDIASYELGIDPVELRKMNCMRAGDIDAGWDPLVYKSGLISSSGIRDCLDAGAERLDWKNTWQHPSKKSGRIRHGMGVAIFAMGAGRPGPGNSSEAMVKVYPDGSAALVCAVADIGQGQHTVQCQIVAEALGLPYNKIGIVCHDTDSTPFATLVANSCGTWIQGWATYEAAVDAKRQILELAAGVMGVTSAELDLNENGIFMTSDPNKGVSFAEAFGTRGHYGGIHEITGYYVNNCPHPKGLKDGKKDQVYIPKEKGAQFISLDIDTETGMIENARVTMAQNVGKALNPKIVEGQLCTSRHGVDNAMLGNDCIIDKRNGWLMTPNWVDYRHTTTMDCDVDPIVIEKPGDPTHPFGATACGEGAACPTLAAFSNAIYNAIGVRLTETPYTPESILIGLGKIKARGRKK, encoded by the coding sequence ATGGCTGAACTCAAATCCATTGGCAAATCGTTCCGGCAAAAAGATGGCCGCGCACGGGTCACCGGCGAAGCGAAATTCTATGCCGACTTCATTCTGCCCGGAATGCTCCAGACCCGCATTCTGCGGAGTCCGTATCCCGCAGCCGACATCATCTCCATCGACACGACCGAGGCCGAAGCCCTGCCCGGTGTGCGTCTGGTCATGACGTATGAGAATTATCCCAAGGCCTTCCGCCAGTCCCTCTATTATGTCGGGGACCTTGTCGCTGCCGTTGTCGCAAACGATGAGACCATCGCCGAGGAAGCCACACGACTCATCAAGGTCGAATATACAAAGAAAAAATTCGTGGCCAGCATCGAAGCCGCCATGAAGGACGGGGCACCGCAGGTTTTCGACGGTGTGGATAACTGCCAGGACTGGGCCTTTCACGCCATTCTCAGTGATCGCGACCCGGAAACCGGCCTGTTCAAAACCAAAACCCCATCTGATTACAACGGATTTGGTGATATTGAAAACGGATTTGCCGAAGCAGACTATATCGTTGACCAGAAGAATCTCAAATACGCCTATTGCAAAGGTCCGGCCATGGAACCCCGTGGCTGCACCATCGATTTCGACGGTTCCAAACTCAACGTCTACACCCACTCGCAGGGAATGCACGATGAAAAGCTGTGCCTGGCTCAGGCCCTTGGCGTTCCGTCCAGCATGGTCAACTATGTTTCACCCTTCACCGGCTCCAGCTTTGGCGGCAAAAACGCCTTTCCCCTGGATCGCAATATCGCCTCCCATTATCTCATGGTCGCGGGTCTCGCCTCTCTCGATCTGAAACGGCCAGTGCATTGTCCGTATTCCCGTGAGGAAGAAATGGTCAGTGGCTGGTCCCGAGGCAGTGTCACCGATGTCAAAATCGGTTTCAAAAAAGATGGCACGCTCACGACAATGGATCTGGCCCACTGGCAGGAAACCGGAGCTGGCGGCGACAAGTATCCGGCCAAAAACGCCATGCTTGCCACCGGAGCAGTGCTCTACTCCCACAACTGCAAGAATCAACGCGGCAAAATTCACTATGTGAACACCAACCGCCAGCCCGCCGCAGGATGGCAGGGATACGGTGCGCCCGAAGGCACCTTTGCCGTGGAAACGACCATGGATATCGCATCCTATGAGCTTGGTATCGATCCGGTCGAACTCCGCAAAATGAATTGTATGCGCGCCGGAGACATCGATGCTGGATGGGATCCGCTGGTCTATAAATCGGGTCTGATTTCCTCATCCGGCATCCGGGATTGCCTCGACGCCGGAGCCGAACGACTCGACTGGAAAAACACCTGGCAGCATCCCAGTAAGAAAAGCGGCCGTATTCGTCACGGCATGGGCGTGGCCATTTTTGCCATGGGCGCTGGCCGTCCCGGTCCCGGCAATTCGTCGGAAGCCATGGTCAAGGTGTACCCGGACGGTTCTGCGGCTCTGGTTTGCGCCGTGGCCGACATCGGTCAGGGACAGCACACCGTCCAATGCCAAATCGTTGCCGAAGCCTTGGGCTTGCCGTACAATAAAATCGGCATTGTCTGCCACGACACCGATTCGACTCCCTTCGCCACATTGGTGGCAAACAGTTGCGGAACATGGATTCAAGGCTGGGCCACCTATGAAGCCGCAGTTGACGCCAAACGGCAGATCCTCGAACTCGCGGCAGGCGTCATGGGCGTCACCTCGGCAGAATTGGATTTGAATGAAAACGGTATCTTCATGACCAGTGATCCCAACAAGGGCGTTTCTTTTGCCGAAGCCTTCGGCACACGCGGTCATTACGGCGGTATCCATGAAATTACCGGATACTACGTCAACAACTGCCCGCATCCCAAAGGTCTCAAAGACGGCAAAAAGGATCAGGTCTACATTCCCAAGGAGAAGGGCGCACAGTTCATTTCGCTGGATATCGACACGGAAACCGGCATGATCGAGAATGCTCGCGTGACCATGGCCCAAAACGTCGGCAAGGCCCTGAACCCGAAAATCGTCGAGGGTCAACTCTGCACCTCACGTCACGGCGTGGACAACGCCATGCTGGGCAACGACTGCATCATCGACAAGCGCAACGGCTGGCTCATGACACCCAACTGGGTTGACTACCGCCACACCACGACCATGGACTGCGATGTTGATCCCATTGTCATTGAAAAACCGGGCGATCCCACCCATCCGTTTGGCGCAACAGCCTGCGGTGAAGGCGCGGCCTGCCCCACTCTGGCGGCTTTTTCCAATGCCATCTACAACGCCATCGGCGTCCGTTTAACCGAAACACCATACACCCCGGAAAGCATCCTCATAGGCCTGGGCAAGATCAAGGCCAGAGGGAGGAAAAAATAA